In a genomic window of Flavobacterium sp. KACC 22761:
- a CDS encoding DUF4960 domain-containing protein codes for MKKALNKYWTKVSIILAMIFMITACENNFETGGFDVSSPSNVLSFKLNGVSGSIDQTTGKITVVMPYGSDITAIKPEVVFEEGATSNPELNSAMNFTNPVKFRVVNGNLYKDYTVTTTVLSPIKSFKINGVAATVNDINKTINMTLPEDTNLRALKPVIEVTTGVTISPASGATIDFTNAVTFVITSNGKSVNYTANVGVPVTGLTVAFLGTAATRSGITNMDEVTASNWLFDNFPGAKYISFESIQNGADLSDIDVIWWHFDSAANLPSVAYNPAVTNALKNFRTNGGNLLLTSFASQYVDALGIVPSGKGPNNVFGDFPPNGFVDGNSWGMSFVGHEGHPIFQGLTTFEAGKANLLQSGTFRLNHTAWWFLPEWGGYNNGEGWRNQTGGTNLASEAWDNELNGRVTIAEFPNTSTNKNVIVISMGAYDWYNETNSNGVPSQANEFITNIRLLTQNSINYLAAK; via the coding sequence ATGAAAAAAGCTTTAAATAAATATTGGACCAAAGTATCTATAATATTGGCAATGATTTTTATGATTACTGCCTGCGAAAATAATTTTGAAACTGGCGGATTTGATGTGAGTTCGCCTTCAAATGTACTTTCCTTCAAACTAAACGGAGTTTCAGGAAGCATTGATCAGACAACAGGAAAAATTACTGTTGTAATGCCGTACGGATCAGATATAACAGCCATAAAGCCGGAAGTTGTTTTTGAAGAAGGGGCAACATCAAATCCGGAATTAAATTCAGCTATGAATTTTACAAATCCGGTAAAATTCAGAGTGGTTAATGGCAATTTATATAAAGATTATACAGTAACCACAACTGTTTTAAGTCCGATTAAGAGTTTTAAGATAAATGGTGTTGCAGCTACTGTAAACGATATTAATAAAACGATTAATATGACTTTGCCTGAAGATACTAATTTAAGAGCGCTTAAGCCAGTAATCGAAGTTACAACGGGTGTTACAATTTCACCTGCTTCGGGCGCAACAATTGATTTTACAAATGCAGTCACTTTTGTAATAACATCAAACGGAAAAAGCGTTAATTATACAGCAAACGTTGGAGTTCCGGTAACAGGATTAACTGTGGCGTTTTTAGGAACTGCCGCTACAAGATCAGGAATTACAAACATGGATGAAGTTACGGCTTCGAACTGGTTGTTTGATAATTTCCCTGGTGCGAAATACATTTCTTTCGAAAGTATACAAAACGGTGCCGATTTAAGTGATATTGATGTGATTTGGTGGCATTTTGATTCAGCTGCAAATTTACCTTCTGTAGCTTATAATCCTGCGGTTACAAACGCACTTAAAAATTTCAGAACAAATGGTGGAAACCTGCTTTTGACTTCTTTTGCTTCGCAATATGTCGATGCTTTAGGAATTGTTCCGTCAGGAAAAGGACCAAATAATGTTTTTGGTGATTTCCCTCCAAACGGATTTGTTGATGGTAATTCGTGGGGAATGTCATTCGTTGGTCATGAAGGTCATCCAATCTTTCAGGGTTTAACCACTTTTGAAGCTGGAAAAGCCAATTTATTACAAAGCGGAACTTTCAGATTAAATCATACAGCGTGGTGGTTTTTACCGGAATGGGGAGGCTACAATAATGGAGAAGGTTGGAGAAACCAAACAGGAGGAACCAATCTGGCAAGTGAAGCTTGGGATAATGAACTGAACGGAAGAGTTACCATTGCAGAATTTCCAAATACAAGTACGAATAAAAATGTAATTGTAATTTCTATGGGAGCTTACGATTGGTACAACGAAACCAATAGCAACGGAGTGCCAAGTCAGGCCAATGAGTTTATAACAAACATCAGACTATTGACGCAAAACAGTATCAATTATCTAGCGGCAAAATAA
- a CDS encoding carbohydrate kinase, with the protein MNNGKNLKVVAYGEVLWDVFANEKKIGGAPLNVALRMKSLGCEVTMISCVGNDEDGKEIKSQVKKMGLETDTIVVSEDFPTGLVNVTLNERGSASYEISYPSAWDKIELNDLARNSVANADVLIYGSLVCRDDVSRLSLEEMLQKKVYKVFDVNLRKPHYSYEMLERLMQSADFIKFNDEELLEITAAMSSPFTSLKDNMNFIAEKSEVKGMCVTRGKHGALLMWEGQIYENEGYPVEVADTVGAGDSFLAALIASLLSGKVPQHSIDFACAVGALVAESPGANPEISLSRIERMMLKIKI; encoded by the coding sequence ATGAATAACGGAAAAAACCTTAAGGTGGTGGCATACGGAGAAGTGCTTTGGGATGTTTTTGCTAATGAGAAAAAGATTGGAGGAGCACCATTGAATGTAGCACTTCGTATGAAATCGCTTGGTTGTGAAGTGACTATGATAAGCTGTGTTGGAAATGATGAAGACGGAAAAGAGATAAAAAGTCAGGTAAAAAAAATGGGGCTTGAAACCGATACGATTGTAGTTTCAGAAGATTTTCCGACTGGTTTGGTCAACGTAACCTTAAATGAGCGCGGATCGGCAAGTTATGAAATCAGTTACCCGTCTGCATGGGATAAAATTGAATTGAATGATTTGGCGAGGAATTCAGTTGCTAATGCGGATGTTTTAATTTATGGCAGTTTAGTTTGCCGAGATGACGTTTCAAGGCTTTCACTGGAAGAAATGCTGCAAAAAAAAGTCTATAAGGTTTTTGATGTGAATTTAAGAAAACCGCATTATTCTTATGAAATGCTGGAACGCCTCATGCAATCAGCTGATTTTATAAAGTTTAATGATGAGGAATTATTAGAAATTACTGCTGCTATGTCCTCGCCGTTTACAAGTCTGAAAGACAATATGAATTTTATAGCTGAAAAAAGCGAAGTAAAGGGAATGTGTGTAACCAGGGGAAAACACGGAGCTTTGCTGATGTGGGAAGGCCAAATTTATGAAAATGAGGGATATCCTGTTGAAGTAGCTGACACCGTAGGTGCCGGAGATTCATTTCTGGCGGCTTTGATAGCTTCATTATTAAGCGGAAAAGTTCCTCAGCATTCAATTGATTTTGCCTGTGCAGTTGGTGCATTAGTAGCTGAATCACCTGGAGCTAATCCTGAAATTTCGCTTTCCAGAATTGAAAGAATGATGTTAAAAATTAAAATTTAA
- a CDS encoding glycoside hydrolase family 32 protein codes for MKYRNIITIAFVFFSLASCSQDETYIGGSISGGNSEITSVFPVPPAQWMGANDPYYSAGYTGDIMPFFDNGKFHIYFLHDAQNKPAGKGFHDIHEYQSTDLAHFTYEGQTIPYGTTLEPDFAIGTGSVVKVGNLYYFYYTGHNETPAFVQSNARESVLCATSSDLKKWTKVPSFKITAPAGYYNYDFRDPHVFYNDELKKYSMLVSTQTEPGRKAVLLHFTSADPTSGKWDVQAPIYTTTPEDNYLMMECADIFKMGSNWYLIFSENWSGNKGTHYRISSSITGPWTKPENDRIDGEYFYAGKTASDGNKRYVFGWNARKTPDNDLGNKDWAGNMVIHELIQNSDGTLGTQSPKSVKDLFSKKNTTAEVDAISANATANNGTYSLSGETEKAMVVFKSIGKKIKIKAEVTLTKASGTTGFVFHTNDTGSYYKVVLDIANSKISGYNSASQEVTRLPFAFQTNVKYDVEIITEGSVVIVYINGKAALTNRVYGRDKNKWGLIAEGQTSTISNLQITQPE; via the coding sequence ATGAAATATAGAAATATAATAACAATCGCCTTCGTTTTCTTTTCACTGGCTTCATGCAGTCAGGATGAAACGTATATTGGAGGTTCGATTTCAGGAGGCAATTCTGAAATAACAAGTGTTTTTCCTGTTCCGCCCGCGCAATGGATGGGCGCAAACGACCCATATTACAGTGCGGGTTATACAGGAGATATTATGCCTTTTTTCGATAACGGAAAATTTCATATTTATTTTTTGCATGATGCACAGAATAAACCTGCTGGAAAAGGATTTCATGATATTCATGAATATCAAAGTACAGATTTGGCACATTTTACTTATGAAGGTCAAACCATTCCATATGGTACAACGCTTGAACCTGATTTTGCTATTGGCACAGGATCAGTTGTCAAAGTGGGCAATCTTTATTATTTCTATTACACAGGGCACAATGAAACTCCGGCTTTTGTACAATCGAATGCAAGAGAAAGTGTGTTATGTGCAACCAGCAGCGATTTGAAAAAATGGACAAAAGTTCCATCTTTTAAAATTACAGCTCCGGCGGGATATTACAACTATGATTTCAGAGATCCGCATGTATTTTATAATGATGAATTGAAAAAATATTCAATGTTAGTGAGTACACAAACAGAACCTGGAAGAAAAGCCGTTTTGTTACATTTTACAAGCGCTGATCCTACATCAGGAAAATGGGATGTTCAAGCTCCAATTTATACCACAACGCCTGAAGATAACTATCTGATGATGGAATGTGCGGATATTTTCAAAATGGGAAGCAATTGGTATTTAATTTTTTCTGAGAATTGGAGTGGCAATAAAGGAACGCATTACAGAATTTCATCATCAATAACTGGTCCATGGACAAAACCGGAAAATGACAGAATTGATGGAGAATACTTTTACGCAGGAAAAACGGCTTCTGACGGAAATAAAAGATATGTTTTTGGATGGAATGCCAGAAAAACGCCTGATAATGATTTAGGAAATAAAGATTGGGCAGGGAATATGGTTATCCATGAATTGATTCAGAATTCAGATGGAACTTTAGGAACTCAATCTCCCAAATCGGTGAAAGATTTATTTTCGAAAAAAAATACTACTGCTGAAGTAGATGCAATTTCAGCGAATGCAACTGCTAACAATGGAACTTATTCTTTATCTGGAGAAACAGAAAAAGCAATGGTTGTTTTTAAAAGCATTGGAAAGAAAATCAAAATAAAAGCAGAAGTTACTTTAACTAAAGCTTCAGGAACAACTGGATTTGTTTTTCATACCAATGATACAGGAAGTTATTATAAAGTGGTTTTGGATATTGCTAATAGTAAAATAAGCGGTTATAATTCGGCTTCGCAGGAAGTAACCCGTTTACCATTTGCATTTCAGACGAATGTAAAATATGATGTTGAAATAATTACTGAAGGAAGTGTTGTCATAGTTTACATAAACGGAAAAGCAGCTCTCACAAATCGCGTTTACGGAAGAGACAAAAATAAATGGGGTTTAATTGCTGAAGGACAAACGAGCACAATCTCAAATCTTCAGATAACCCAACCTGAATAG